The Candidatus Nanopelagicales bacterium sequence CAGAAGCTCGACATCGCCCGTGTCTCGCGGCACTTCTTGAGCACACGGCCACGGCTGCCGGTGTACCGATCCGTCCTGCCACCACGACCAGACTTCCTCGGTGACGAACGGCAGTACTGGCGCGAACAAGCGCAGTAGCGTCGACAGGGCTATGCGCAGTGCGGCCTGGGCCGAGGCGGCACCTTCGGACTCATCGGCTGAGAGGGCCAGGTCAGAACTGGAACGGTGCTTGATCAGCTCCAGATAGTCGTTGCAGAAGTCCCAGAAGAACTTCTCGGTGCGCTCCAGCGCTCGTGCGTAGTCGTAGTCGCTGAACGCACTGGTCGCGTCGTCCACGGCATCGGCCAAGCCCGCCAGCATCGCCAAGTCCAAGGGTCTCGTCGGCGCGGAAGTGAGAGTGTCCCGGCTCAGGTTCAGAAGCGCGAACCGGGATGCGTTCAGGATCTTGATTGCGAGGCGCCGACCGATCTTCATCTGGCCTTCGTCGAAGGCGGTGTCGGTCCCGGGCCTGCCGCTGGCCGCCCAGTATCGAACAGCATCTGAGCCGTGCCGTTGAAGCAAGTCGATCGGCGTGATGACGTTGCCTTTGGACTTGGACATCTTCTTGCGGTCCGGATCAAGGATCCAGCCCGATATGGCCACGTGTGACCATGGAAGCCTGTCGTCCTCCAAGTGGGACCTGACGAGCGTTGAGAACAGCCACGTGCGGATGATCTCGTGGGCCTGGGGACGCAGATCCATGGGGGCGACGCGCTGCCACAGGTCCGGGTCCGTAGCCCATCCCCCCGCGATCTGCGGAGTGAGCGACGACGTGGCCCACGTGTCCATCACGTCCGGCTCGGCGACGAATCCACCGGGTGCGCCTCGCCCAGACTCATCGAATCCGGGTGGGCAGTCGCTGCAGGGATCAACTGGCAGCGAATCGTGATCCGGGAGGATTGGATCTGAGTAGACCGGCTGGCCGTCCTGACCGGCGCGGTACCACAGTGGGAAGGGAACACCGAAGAAGCGCTGCCTGGATATCAGCCAGTCGCCGTTGAGGCCGCTGACCCAGTTGTCGTACCTGACACGCATGTGGTCCGGATGCCAGTTCAGTTGCGCGCCCCGTTCGAGCAGCGCCTGCCGCAGTTCCCGGTCCCGTCCACCATTGCGCAGGTACCACTGCCGGGTAGTCACGATCTCCAGCGGCTTGTCGCCCTTTTCGAAGAACTTGACCGCATGAGTGATGGGGCGCGGTTCCCCATGCAAGTCGCCGGACTCGGCGAGCAGCCCGACCATGCGCTCCTTGGCCGTGAACGCGGTCGACCCGGCGATGGTGGCGTAGGCCTGGGCTCCCGCTCCAGCCAGCCATCCTGGGGTCTGTGCCACCAGGCGGCCGTTCCAGCCGATGATCGGCCTGGTGTCCAGCTGTAGTTCCCGCCACCAGGTGACGTCAGTGGTGTCGCCGAAGGTGCAGATCATGGCTATTCCCGATCCCTTCTCAGGATCGGCGACAGGATGGGCGACGACCGGTACTTCCACCGCGAACACCGGCGTAGTGACGGTTGTTCCCAGGAGCTTGGCGTAGCGCTCGTCGTCAGGGTGGGCGACCAGTGCGACGCATGCGGCTAGCAGTTCCGGCCGAGTGGTTTCC is a genomic window containing:
- the valS gene encoding valine--tRNA ligase; translation: MTTSAFPGMPERPALEGIEEKWSARWRDEGLYRFDRTRDRADIYSIDTPPPTVSGSLHVGHVFSYTHTDCVARFKRMCGKEVFYPMGWDDNGLPTERRVQNFFGVRCDPSLPFDPDFAPPAEPDPKRPLPVSRRNFVHLCEQLTAEDEKGFEYLWRELGLSVDWEQTYQTIDHNARATSQLAFLRNLERGEAYQAEAPTMWDVTFQTAVAQAEMEDRERPGAYYKISFHAADGELIFVETTRPELLAACVALVAHPDDERYAKLLGTTVTTPVFAVEVPVVAHPVADPEKGSGIAMICTFGDTTDVTWWRELQLDTRPIIGWNGRLVAQTPGWLAGAGAQAYATIAGSTAFTAKERMVGLLAESGDLHGEPRPITHAVKFFEKGDKPLEIVTTRQWYLRNGGRDRELRQALLERGAQLNWHPDHMRVRYDNWVSGLNGDWLISRQRFFGVPFPLWYRAGQDGQPVYSDPILPDHDSLPVDPCSDCPPGFDESGRGAPGGFVAEPDVMDTWATSSLTPQIAGGWATDPDLWQRVAPMDLRPQAHEIIRTWLFSTLVRSHLEDDRLPWSHVAISGWILDPDRKKMSKSKGNVITPIDLLQRHGSDAVRYWAASGRPGTDTAFDEGQMKIGRRLAIKILNASRFALLNLSRDTLTSAPTRPLDLAMLAGLADAVDDATSAFSDYDYARALERTEKFFWDFCNDYLELIKHRSSSDLALSADESEGAASAQAALRIALSTLLRLFAPVLPFVTEEVWSWWQDGSVHRQPWPCAQEVPRDTGDVELLTDVALALSQIRKVKSEAKTGMRTEVRTATVVAPSASLAKIRAAAQDLCAAGRIADLRFEEGGDKVSVRDIELDAVSETRP